In a genomic window of Candidatus Omnitrophota bacterium:
- the trpD gene encoding anthranilate phosphoribosyltransferase, with the protein MIKDLIKQLVNKKDLTDLQMQQVMQEILSGAAETADIVEFLTSLNAKGETVGELTAAVNVMLKYVEPIIVDKPNILDTCGTGGDKKGTFNISTVTALVASGAGVTVAKHGNRSVSSKCGSADILEALGVNINMDKAKIKKCLEEIGIAFLFAPNLHPAMRFVMAARKQIARKTMFNILGPLINPARATNQLIGVYSKEWTKPLAQVLHNLGTKHVLVVHGADGLDEVTTTDKTFVSEVRNSQLKDYQITPEDFGLKRAKFADLLGGSIAENVKIVQEVLAGKKGSKRDIVLLNAGCAIYAADKTETIAAGIKLAQKAIDSGAALKKLELLKEYSQ; encoded by the coding sequence ATGATCAAAGATTTAATTAAACAACTGGTTAATAAAAAAGATCTGACCGATCTGCAGATGCAGCAGGTGATGCAGGAGATTTTAAGCGGCGCGGCGGAAACCGCCGATATCGTCGAGTTTTTGACTTCTTTGAATGCTAAAGGCGAAACAGTAGGAGAGCTAACTGCCGCGGTCAATGTAATGCTTAAATACGTTGAGCCGATTATCGTCGATAAGCCAAACATACTGGATACCTGCGGAACAGGCGGGGATAAAAAAGGGACTTTTAATATTTCAACGGTAACTGCCTTGGTAGCCAGCGGCGCAGGGGTAACCGTGGCCAAACACGGCAATCGCTCGGTATCCAGTAAATGCGGCAGCGCGGATATCCTGGAGGCACTCGGCGTTAATATTAATATGGATAAGGCAAAAATCAAAAAATGCCTGGAAGAGATAGGCATTGCTTTTTTATTCGCCCCAAACCTGCATCCGGCAATGCGTTTTGTTATGGCGGCTCGAAAACAAATTGCGCGTAAGACCATGTTTAATATTTTAGGGCCTTTGATTAACCCGGCGCGGGCAACTAACCAGCTAATCGGCGTATATTCCAAGGAATGGACCAAGCCGTTAGCGCAAGTTTTACATAATTTAGGCACCAAGCACGTTTTAGTGGTGCATGGCGCAGATGGCCTGGATGAAGTTACGACTACTGATAAAACTTTTGTCTCCGAGGTAAGAAACAGCCAGTTAAAAGATTACCAAATTACTCCGGAGGATTTTGGCTTAAAGAGGGCTAAATTTGCTGATTTATTAGGCGGGTCCATCGCTGAAAATGTAAAGATTGTCCAGGAGGTATTGGCCGGCAAGAAGGGAAGCAAGAGGGATATTGTTTTACTTAATGCCGGATGCGCTATTTACGCCGCGGATAAAACGGAAACGATTGCCGCGGGAATAAAACTAGCGCAGAAAGCAATTGATTCAGGCGCGGCGCTTAAAAAACTTGAGCTATTAAAGGAATATTCGCAATAA
- a CDS encoding aminodeoxychorismate/anthranilate synthase component II, translating to MILMIDNYDSFTYNLVQYLGELGQKVLVYRNDALAIKDIKKLNPDRIVISPGPGRPEDAGISCAVIREFAGKIPILGVCLGHQAIGYVFGGRIVGAAKLMHGKTSKIYHNKKDIFKNIPNPFLATRYHSLLVEKKSLPACLEITASTKEDEIMGLKHKEYSIWGVQFHPESILTKSGKQILDNFIKIK from the coding sequence ATGATTTTAATGATTGATAATTACGACTCTTTTACCTATAACCTGGTGCAGTATTTAGGGGAATTGGGGCAGAAGGTTTTAGTTTACCGCAATGACGCCTTGGCCATTAAGGATATTAAAAAACTTAATCCGGATAGAATTGTTATATCTCCGGGGCCGGGGAGGCCGGAGGATGCCGGGATTTCCTGCGCGGTTATCCGGGAATTCGCGGGTAAAATTCCGATTCTGGGGGTTTGCCTGGGGCATCAGGCGATCGGTTATGTTTTTGGCGGCAGGATCGTCGGAGCCGCAAAACTCATGCACGGGAAGACCTCCAAGATTTATCATAATAAAAAAGATATTTTTAAAAATATTCCCAATCCATTTTTGGCTACCCGATATCATTCCCTGCTGGTTGAGAAAAAAAGTTTACCGGCTTGCCTGGAAATAACCGCCAGCACCAAGGAAGATGAAATTATGGGGTTAAAACATAAAGAATACTCTATCTGGGGAGTGCAGTTCCACCCTGAATCCATACTTACCAAAAGCGGAAAACAGATATTGGATAATTTTATCAAGATCAAATGA
- the trpC gene encoding indole-3-glycerol phosphate synthase TrpC, producing MAKTDILKEIVAKKKERIALSQQQLSPEDLKAKLAGLPATRAFKEAISKPRQISLIAEIKQASPSQGVIRQDFNLADIARAYQEAGVQALSVLTEEDFFNGNPAYLNEVKAIFSGPVLRKDFILESYQVYESRFLGADAILLIADLLTKDKLVEFMRIADELGLDYLVEVHDEKELKKVLNLKVPIIGINNRNLHTLEVDFKTTEKLFTLVPKDKIVVVESGIKNSQDVLFLKILGASAVLVGTAFMESADIKSKVDEVMGW from the coding sequence ATGGCTAAAACCGACATACTCAAAGAGATCGTCGCCAAAAAGAAGGAAAGAATTGCTTTAAGCCAACAACAATTAAGTCCGGAAGATTTAAAAGCAAAATTAGCCGGCTTGCCGGCTACGCGTGCGTTCAAAGAGGCAATCAGTAAACCGCGGCAGATTTCACTTATCGCTGAAATAAAACAAGCTTCGCCTTCCCAAGGGGTAATCCGCCAGGATTTTAATTTAGCTGATATTGCCCGGGCTTATCAAGAGGCAGGGGTTCAGGCGCTTTCCGTATTAACTGAAGAGGATTTTTTTAATGGCAATCCCGCTTACCTAAATGAAGTAAAGGCCATATTTAGCGGCCCGGTTTTAAGAAAAGATTTTATTTTGGAAAGCTATCAGGTTTATGAATCGCGTTTTTTAGGGGCTGACGCGATTCTTTTAATCGCGGATTTATTGACCAAAGACAAATTAGTTGAGTTTATGCGGATTGCCGATGAGCTTGGCCTGGATTATCTGGTCGAGGTGCACGATGAGAAGGAATTAAAGAAGGTGTTGAATTTAAAGGTGCCGATAATCGGAATTAATAACCGCAATCTGCATACACTGGAGGTTGATTTTAAGACTACGGAAAAATTATTTACTTTGGTCCCCAAAGATAAAATAGTGGTTGTGGAAAGCGGAATTAAAAATTCCCAGGATGTTTTATTCCTGAAAATTCTGGGGGCTAGCGCCGTATTAGTCGGAACTGCTTTTATGGAGTCAGCGGATATAAAAAGTAAAGTGGATGAGGTAATGGGTTGGTAA